In Candidatus Hinthialibacter antarcticus, the DNA window CGACAAAGCCGTCGAGGCCAAAGCCTTCGCAAAACAACTTCGCGAAACGGTCGGGGTTCCTGTACACTTATGGGACGAGCGCTTCTCGACCCATGCAGCGCAGCGCGCACTGCTTGAAGGCAACGTAAGGCGCAAAAAACGCAAACAGGTGATTGACAAAACCGCCGCCGCCTGGATTCTACAAGGCTATCTTGATTCGAAATCAATGGGATGAACCACGCCGCGCCTCAGACAAGACAATCTCCCCAAGCAGTCAGCGCAATCGCAGCGGCGTTGATTGTTCTGCTTGTCCTTGCGTTTTTTTATCGAAATGAATTTCTCGGGCCATTGCTTCACCTGCGCGGTTGGATCGCGGGCCTGTTGCCCCTGCTGATGTTTTGGGGAACCGCAGAACGCATCATTCAGCGCCTCGCCCCAAACGACGGTTCGAACGAACGCATTCTATACACAGCGTTTTTGTCATTCGCTCTCGCATCCTTACTCGGCTTCATCTTGCTGACGCTGCGCATCGGCAACCCGATTGTCTTCTTGACCCTCTCGGCGATTGCCATCGTTCTTGACCGCCGCGCCTGGGCGCAGCGCTTCACCGCGTGGATGCTTTTAGTTCGCAACGCCGAAGCGTCATCAAAAAAATTATGGCTTGCCATCGGCGCCGCGCTCTTACTTCTCGCCGTCGCCGCCAGCCTGCCGCCGCTTTGGTATGACACGCACGAATATCACCTTTACGCACCCGAACAATTCCTGCGCACGGGCGGCTGGGTCGCCTTTTCGAGCAACGTCTATTGCGCGTTCCCCATGAATGTAGAGATGTTGTTTTTGTGGCCGCTGGCGGTCGGAAGCAGCGTCGGCTGCAAAGTGGTGCTCTTCGCGTTCTGCCTGATCGGCGCCGGAGCAACGGCGTCGCTGGCCAAGCGTTGGGGCGCGGGACGCAGCGCCGCCTGGAGCGCGCTGATCCTGCTCGCGACCGGATTGCTGTTACGCGTACTCATGCAAGGCAAACTCGATGCAGCGCTGGTTGGCTCAACGGCGGTGTTATTGCTCGCCTATGAACGCTATCGCGAGAAAGCGAACTCACTCGACGGCTTAATGATCGCGGCGGCGATGGGGTTTGCGCTCGGCGCCAAATATGTGTCGGCGTTGTCGATTGCAGCGCCCTTTGCGGCAATGGTATTCATTGACGCGCTCGCCTCAAAACAATGGCGGCGCTGCAACGCTTTCGGGTGGTGCGCAGCCGGCGCCGCCGTGTGGTGCGCGCCCTGGCTGGTGCGCAACGCGTTTTTATATGAGAACCCGGTCTACCCGCTGCTGACGCCGATGTTAGGTGGAACGCCGCCGATTTTCGCCGATTTATTCCAAGCCGCTCATGCCCCCACGTCGGCGCCGTTGGCGCAGCAGGCGCTCGATTTCTTCTGGCTGCCGCTAAAAAAATCACTGCTCGAATCTATGCCGATTGGTTTCTCGCCGCTGTGGCTGGCGGCGCTGCCGCTGATGTTCACGAAGCCGCGCAATAGCGGCCTCGCGCACGGCGCCGCGTTTTGTGTAGTTGCATATATGGGTTGGTTTTTTCTCACTCAACGCAATGACCGCTTTTTGGCGCCGTTGCTGCCGCTGCTGGCGATCTTCCCCGTATTCGTCATTGCGCAATGCGGGCAATGCCGAACGCAGCGTACGTTGAAAATTTTGTTTTCTTTTTTTATTGTGATGCAACTCTGGCTGGGCGCGCGGGTGGTCGTCAATTCACAATCGGTCGGCTATCTTTCATCGCCCACGCTCGAAGAAATCTACTTCAGCGAACGCATGCCGCATTACCGCGCCATCGACTGGCTGAATCAACAAAGGCAAAAGAACCCTGCGCAAGTCGGCGGCGTTTTATTCGTTGGCGAGGCGCAGGCTTACGGCGCCAAGTTCACCGCGATTGCGCCGACGGTGTTTAATCATCATCCGTTAGCGAACGGCAATCTCAGCAACATAACCCATATTTTGTATAATCGTTCGGAACTGAGTCGCCTCACGAAAGGCTACGGCCCGTTGGGTTGGAGGCTCGGCCCGGTCTTGCAGCAGCGCATGGACGAACTCATCCAAAGCGGTAAAATCGAAGCCGTCTATAGCGACCCCGACTATCCCGATGTGATTAAAATTTTTCGCGTGAATCCATAAAAAAATGCCGGAGAGCACACACCCTCCGGCATTTGATTTGACTTGTGGCGTTTGACTTAGTCGAGCGGTTTGACTTTGACGTTAGCGAACAACACCACGTCGGTCGCATGGTGGTTTTGCAGCGCAAGCGGCCCGGCGTTGGGGAACGCATTGTCGGGGTCTTTCCAATCCAATGAAATTTTCCCGTTGATCCAAATGATGAAGTGATTGTCGATGCACATCACTTGCTGGTGCATCCATTTGCCTTCATGCACTTCAAAAAAGGCTTCCGGTTTCCATTTGCCGTCTTCGACTAACAGGTTGCCGGGCGCGCGTCCATAGATGCCGCCGGTGGGGTTGTTGATGTCATACGGGTCAACCTGAATTTCATAACCCTTGGGGAAGCCGCCGCCGGTTTTTACGGTGCGGACAAACACGCCGGAGTTACCGTAGCGCTTTTTGGGGATAGCGACGTCATACGCGCATACGTCCCACTGGACGATGCAGTTTTTAAAGGTGCGGTCGCTGAACAGGTGGCCGGTCCCGCTTTTGCTGACGATCACGCCGTCAACCACTTTCCATTCGCCAGCGTCAGGCGCCCAGCCGTCGAGGTTTTCGCCGTTGAACAGCAGTTCCCATCCTTCGGCTTTTTCCTGCTCGGTCAATTGGTTGAGTTTTCCTTCGGGCTTGTTGATGGGAAAACTGCGGTCGCCTTGCGCATAGGCGCTGACGCAGAGAAACCCTGCGGCGATGGCGAGCGATAAAAATGTTGTTGAAAAACGCTTCATTGAATTGCCTCCAGATACCAAGTATGCGCCTGCCTGCGTTCGCAAGCGGCGAAACCATTAAACCGAAACGCTTCGCAAAGGTCTAGGCTTTGTCTAACGCGAATTGCAAGTCGGGAATCGGTTTGCCGTCGATATCAGAGAGTTCAAAATAGAATCCCCAGGGGCCGTCGCGTTTGCTGATTTTGACCAGAAAATGGTTCCATCCTTGAAACAACTTAAAATAATGGATGTCCGCAGCGGGCCGGGGTTGAAAATAGCGGCGCTGCGAAAACATCTCTTTGTAATTCAAAAAGACTTTCACATCGCCCGCGCCGCCAAACTCCAAACGGGCGGGCAGTTCACGCGCAGAATATACGCTGACATACGCATACGCCGCGCCCGAATCGCCCCCGTACGCGGACGCGAAATTGATGAACCCATTGTCGAATGTGTTCTCAGCCCAAGCGATTTCGCCTTTGGGAACTTTGTAGGTTTCGGTCACGTCGATATCGACTTCGGGCGGCAGCAACGCCGAGAACGCCTCGCCGCGCGCATCGGAAAACGGCCCCACCGTCATCCACTGTTTGATAAAATCATGCCCCACAGGCAGTTGCAATTCGCGCCGCAGCGGCATGCCGTTCCATAAGCCGGTAATCACCGCAGGCAACAAGCGGCGGCGCATCCACAGGTCTTCGGCAGGCGCTACAGAAAACTCCACCCGATGCCTCCCCTGCTGCATGGCCGCTTCATCGGGCGCCAACGGGCCGGTGGATTCCACTTGCCATTGTTGAGGCGGGTCAAGCGCAACCCGGAAATCTAAATCGCCTTTCACCGGGAACCGCGTCTCGACCGAAACCGTAAACGGCGCAGCCTGAGGCGGCGCGGGGCTGGCCTTGGCGCTAATGGTCAACGGCGCAAAGTCGCCCACGATCAAGGCGGAAACCACCGGGTCCGGGCAACGGCGCAAAACGTCTTGCAAAAAACTGGCTTCTTCTTTTCGCGCTCGCTCAATCACATCCAACAGCGATGTACGCGAGCGTTTTTCTTTCTGATCGCCTTCTGAAGCAAACGAATCCGCCGGGCCGATTTCAAGTAGAAACCCGCGCTCTTGCGCGTCTAACGAAACGGCTTCGTCGATGCGTTTTTGTAAATCCCACAACTGGCTGCCGAGTTCCCTGGCGATGGATTCTAACGGGACAATGCGCCGTGTCGATTGCGCACACGCCCATTGTGCGCGGCGTAGCCAATCCTGGTCATCCAACGTCAACGGGCTGGTTTGCAACAACACCGGGACCGCCAGCCCCGATTCAGCCAACCCTGCAATTCGGGCGCCGTCTAACGCGGCGGTTTGAAGCGCGTCGCCTCCGCCCTGCATTTCGAGAAAAATGATTTGCGGCGAACGCAGCCTGTTTCTGACCCGAAACGCCGCGTTGCCTGCGCTTGAGTTGATGGGTTCAATGTCGCAATAGGCGCCAAAGTTCACCGCGACTTTCGCGGCGAGATCCACGCGCACCCGCCCCCCCTGATTTGACGCATACACGCAAATCAATTCGTCGTCTTTCTTGAGCGCGCGCGGGTAGGAAAACTCAAACACGCGCGAGCGTCCGCTGGTGAAATCCTGACCGACGGCGGGCTTGCCGTTTAACAACACCCGCAACACCGCCGCGTCGGGGTCGCCCATCGCAGGCGGGCGAAAGGCGATTTGTTTCAACCGGGCTTTTCTGGGAACCGATTGAACCCGCAGGCGCGCGGTCGTCTGCCCGGTTTCCGGCGGGCGGGCCGCATCCAACATGAAGGTATAGCCGCCGGATTGCAGCAACGCGTTGGCCTCAGCCGCGCCGCCCACCATCGAAGGGCCGACGATAAAGCGTTCGTTGTGTGGATCGTAGCCCGCGCCAGTGAACGCCGACTGCGCCCACCACAGGCTGGCGTCATTCAATACGTCCCAACCGTTTTGAATATGCGATTTTACGTTGACCGCTTGCAGCGCAGCGTTGGGGTATCCCGCCAAAATCATCGACGCGACATCCAGCCCCGGCGCCCACGAGCGCGGCAACACGCTACCGCTTGATTGATCGGCAAACCCGCGCCAACGCGAGACAATGCGCTCGTCGCCCAGCGGCAGGTTCCAACCAATAGACTGCAAGAAGCCCGTCCCCGGCAACGCCCCCGGCTGCACGGTTGGCGCCTGGGTTTGTGAATTCACATCAAATTCATTGAGAAAAAATTCGCCGTTCCATAATTGTTGAATCGCGCGTTGCGCAATCTGGCGGTAGGTCTTGCGGCAGATAGATTGAAACTCAAGATCGCCCGCCCACTGGCCCAGTTCTTCGCCGATGCGTAAGGCGCCGAGATAGAGATCAATATTTTCAAGCGACGTCGCATGGCGCGACGCATTGCCAAGCAGCACCGGCCCCCGGGGGACGCCGCCGTCTTCGGCCTGTTTCGCCAGCCACACAATCGCCGCGCGCAAGTTAGGAACCATATCTTTTAAATAGTCTTCGTCGCCTGTCTCGAGATAGGCGTAAAAGCCCGCCAACACAAACGCCGAGGCCGACGATGCGCGCCCTAAAAAACCGCCGGGCGCATCGTTTGAATCCAGCCCCGACAAAACCGACCCCGCCGCGCTCGGCGCCTCTCCGTCCGACAATTGACCGTCCGCCAATCGCAGGAGTTGGTCTTTCAACAATGCGGGGAACTCGAGCGCCAACATCGGCGCCGCCGCCAATAATTCTTCGGGCGAAGCCAGTTGGCCGGGATACTTGGGGTCCTGCCCTAACAGCCCCATCGCGTTATTATCGAAGTGAACGGTAGAAGCCGCCAACAGCCCAACGCCGTTCAAAAGACGGGAGACAAACGCCTCCGGCAGACTGGACGAATAATATTGCTGCTGCCACGCTTCAATTGTTTCCAGCCAGCGCTGCCAACGGCCTTCGGCGGCCTCGGCGGCTTTTTGCGACGACTTCCAGCGCTTGGCATAGTCCACGCCGCGCTCATCGCCATTCAACAAGTTCCAATGCGGCATCCGCCAGGCAAACACAAACACATAATCTTTGGCCTCGCCGGGCGCAATGGTTTGCTTCATCGAAACCACCGCTGCGGGGCGATGCTCTGACTGCGCCTCAACCTCCGCCGTTTCGGCCTCGCCGCGCGACAACACGCCGTCTTGCGAAAAATCATCCAACAGCGCATCCATGTTTGTTGTTGAAACCAACGGCGCAATCGAAACTTCGGCGCCGTCTTGCTCGATTGCCGCCAGGGTATATTCGCCCAGCGCATTTTGTTGAGCAGGTTCAACTTTATCTTTGGATTCAAACCCCATCCCAACACCCAACAGGCCGCCGCTCTGAAACGCTTCGTGCTTGCAGGTTCCTGAAAGAGAAATCGCTTGCGCCGCGCCGCCAATCCCGATCCCGTTTTGCCAACGGACCGCGATTGCAACCTCAATCGGCGCCAAGGTCGGGTTTTGGACGCGATATCGCAACGTCAGCGCCGGGATAGACGATTCATCGAGGTCGCCGGAAACGTAGGGCGTAAAAGCATTCAGTTCGACGCCAACCGGTAGGCCGCCGTCCGCGTATCTTGCCTTCGCCAGTGGGAACCCGCCGCTGAGCGAAACCGACTCCACCCCGCGCTCACCGATATGCAGCCACTTCGCCTGAGACGCGCTCGCGCTCTTCACATAGACCGCCGCAGCGCAGCCCGCAGGCGCGTTGATGGGGTGATGGGGGTTATTGTTGATGGTTATGCGGTCCCAGCGCCCGTCTTCGCGAAGCAGCAGCGAGCCTGTCCCAACGCCGCCCAGCAAGACATCCGCAAAGGCCGCCGCGTTGGCGGAAATCAATAAAAATACGCACAGAATAATTCGCAATGCGCGGCTAACAATCTGGTTCATCATCGTAACAAAGGTCCAATCAAATATCCGGCTTCTTATGTATTGAAGATAGTACATTGTGGCGAAAATGGCGATTTTCCAACAGGGATGCCGCAGTTCCCCTTACGATTCAGAACATAAAGGCGAGGGGGCGTCACATCGCTAGCGTTGGCAGCAGAGGAAAAGCCCTCTTTTTTTAAGGGGGGTGGCGCGTCAGCGCCGGGGGGATCAGGGTTCAAGGATCGGTTTTCATTTTGTCAGAATCAGAATGACCAGGATTTTCAGGATGAACAGGATAACAGAGTTTGAAATTTGAAGCCTAATGTGCGACGATGAAGGTTCGCTTTGTTTATAGATTCGACGCCGCATCTGATTTGGAGACCATCCATGAAAATCACATTACGCATCCTTCTTCTTTTCGCCTGCATTTCATTCCTATTTAACGCAACCGCAGCGCCCCGCATCGACCTCAGCAGCCAGAGCCAGTGGTCGGCGCTGCATGATGTGAGCGCGTTCTCGCA includes these proteins:
- the ruvX gene encoding Holliday junction resolvase RuvX, coding for MTDRGRILGLDLGSKRVGVALSDALRITAQPFDTLEFSSVKKLIEDVLAIIERESVCEVVVGLPKKLSGAHGDKAVEAKAFAKQLRETVGVPVHLWDERFSTHAAQRALLEGNVRRKKRKQVIDKTAAAWILQGYLDSKSMG
- a CDS encoding DUF1080 domain-containing protein codes for the protein MKRFSTTFLSLAIAAGFLCVSAYAQGDRSFPINKPEGKLNQLTEQEKAEGWELLFNGENLDGWAPDAGEWKVVDGVIVSKSGTGHLFSDRTFKNCIVQWDVCAYDVAIPKKRYGNSGVFVRTVKTGGGFPKGYEIQVDPYDINNPTGGIYGRAPGNLLVEDGKWKPEAFFEVHEGKWMHQQVMCIDNHFIIWINGKISLDWKDPDNAFPNAGPLALQNHHATDVVLFANVKVKPLD
- a CDS encoding GH116 family glycosyl-hydrolase, with the translated sequence MMNQIVSRALRIILCVFLLISANAAAFADVLLGGVGTGSLLLREDGRWDRITINNNPHHPINAPAGCAAAVYVKSASASQAKWLHIGERGVESVSLSGGFPLAKARYADGGLPVGVELNAFTPYVSGDLDESSIPALTLRYRVQNPTLAPIEVAIAVRWQNGIGIGGAAQAISLSGTCKHEAFQSGGLLGVGMGFESKDKVEPAQQNALGEYTLAAIEQDGAEVSIAPLVSTTNMDALLDDFSQDGVLSRGEAETAEVEAQSEHRPAAVVSMKQTIAPGEAKDYVFVFAWRMPHWNLLNGDERGVDYAKRWKSSQKAAEAAEGRWQRWLETIEAWQQQYYSSSLPEAFVSRLLNGVGLLAASTVHFDNNAMGLLGQDPKYPGQLASPEELLAAAPMLALEFPALLKDQLLRLADGQLSDGEAPSAAGSVLSGLDSNDAPGGFLGRASSASAFVLAGFYAYLETGDEDYLKDMVPNLRAAIVWLAKQAEDGGVPRGPVLLGNASRHATSLENIDLYLGALRIGEELGQWAGDLEFQSICRKTYRQIAQRAIQQLWNGEFFLNEFDVNSQTQAPTVQPGALPGTGFLQSIGWNLPLGDERIVSRWRGFADQSSGSVLPRSWAPGLDVASMILAGYPNAALQAVNVKSHIQNGWDVLNDASLWWAQSAFTGAGYDPHNERFIVGPSMVGGAAEANALLQSGGYTFMLDAARPPETGQTTARLRVQSVPRKARLKQIAFRPPAMGDPDAAVLRVLLNGKPAVGQDFTSGRSRVFEFSYPRALKKDDELICVYASNQGGRVRVDLAAKVAVNFGAYCDIEPINSSAGNAAFRVRNRLRSPQIIFLEMQGGGDALQTAALDGARIAGLAESGLAVPVLLQTSPLTLDDQDWLRRAQWACAQSTRRIVPLESIARELGSQLWDLQKRIDEAVSLDAQERGFLLEIGPADSFASEGDQKEKRSRTSLLDVIERARKEEASFLQDVLRRCPDPVVSALIVGDFAPLTISAKASPAPPQAAPFTVSVETRFPVKGDLDFRVALDPPQQWQVESTGPLAPDEAAMQQGRHRVEFSVAPAEDLWMRRRLLPAVITGLWNGMPLRRELQLPVGHDFIKQWMTVGPFSDARGEAFSALLPPEVDIDVTETYKVPKGEIAWAENTFDNGFINFASAYGGDSGAAYAYVSVYSARELPARLEFGGAGDVKVFLNYKEMFSQRRYFQPRPAADIHYFKLFQGWNHFLVKISKRDGPWGFYFELSDIDGKPIPDLQFALDKA